The following DNA comes from Candidatus Stoquefichus sp. SB1.
AATTTGAGCTGAAACAGAGTTTTTGTGTACTCATTTTCTTGATTTCACACCCTTATTTTATCACACTTTCAAAATATTTCATCTTCTTTTAATCATTAAAAAGCAGGAAAAAACGGAAGTTTCGAACTCATCGGACTTTCCGTTCAAATTTGAGCATTTTTTTAACTGGTTAAAAAAATGAACAGATTAATTCTGCTCATTTTTAACGCGTATACGCATAATAGCCTTTCTTAAAGCAATTTCAGCTCTTAATACATCTCCATCTTTATCCTGTAATCTTGATTCTGCTCTACGTTTTGCTTCTTCAGCACGACGTAAATCAATTTCTTCTGGAGATTCAATAGCATTGGCAATAATTGTTGTTTCATCTTCATTAACATAGACAAAACCACCTGCTAAGGCAAATTTAAATCTTTCCCCTTGACTGATATAATTCATTTCTGATATATCTATAGCACTTGCTAAAGGTAAATGGTTGGCAAGAATTCCAATTTGTCCTGAAGTTGTTCTTAAATTCAAAAGCTCAACTTCAGTCTCTTTATAAATACCTCTTGGTGTTACAATCTTTAATTTAAATGTTTTCATTTTCTAAAGATTTTGCCTTTTCAATAGCTTCTTCGATGCTTCCAACATTATGAAATGCTTGCTCTGGTAAATAATCCCATTTTCCATCAAGAATCTCTTTGAAACCTCTAATTGTATCTTCAACACGTACATACTTACCTTCCATTCCTGTAAACTGACTTGCAACAGTAAATGGTTGAGATAAATAGTTACGTACACGTCTTGCTCGTGCTACTGTGACTTTATCATCTTCACTTAATTCATCCATACCAAGAATAGCAATAATATCTTGTAATTCCTGGAATCTTTGTAAAATTTGTTGAACGCCATGAGCAACTTCATAATGTTCTTGTCCGACAACTAATGGATCAAGTGCTCTTGATGAAGAATTCAATGGATCAACAGCTGGATAAATTCCTAGTGCTGCAATAGAACGATCCAATACAACTTTTGCATCAAGATGAGCAAATGTTGTTGCTGGTGCAGGGTCAGTTAAATCATCAGCAGGAACATAAACAGCCTGTACTGATGTAATTGAACCTTTTTTTGTTGAAGTAATACGTTCTTGTAATTGTCCCATTTCAGTAGCAAGCGTTGGCTGATAACCTGCTTGTGATGGTACACGTCCTAATAAGGCAGATACTTCTGATCCTGCTTGTGTAAATCTAAAGATATTATCAATGAATAACAAAACATCCTGATTTTGTTCATCTCTAAAATATTCTGCCATTGTTAAACCTGTTAGGGCAACTCTTAAACGTGATCCTGGTGGTTCATTCATTTGACCAAAGACAAGTGTTGTTTTATCCAAAACGCCACTTTCTTTCATTTCATAATATAAATCATTTCCTTCTCTTGAACGTTCTCCAACTCCAGCGAAAACAGATAAACCACCATGTTGTGTAGCGATATTATTGATTAATTCCTGAATCAAAACAGTCTTACCAACTCCAGCTCCACCAAATAATCCAATCTTTCCACCTTTAATATATGGACAAATTAAATCAATAACCTTAATTCCTGTTTCAAGAATTTCTGTTTCTGTTCTTTGTTGAGCATAAGTTGGTGCACTTCTATGAATTGGCATAGTTGAAACATAATCTGCCAATGCTTCTTTCCCATCAATGGGTTGACCTAAAACATTAAACATTCTTCCTAATGTTTCATTTCCTACAGGAACACGAATTGGGTTCCCTGTATCAATAGCATCGAGACCTCTGGTTAACCCATCAGTTGGTCCCATCGCAATACAACGTACTATATCATCACCAATATGTTGAGCAACTTCAACAGTTAAAGATACTCCCTGATTGTCAATTTGAATTGCTGTATTTAAAGCTGGTAAATGATCAGCATCAAACACAATATCAACAACTGGCCCTACAGCACGTACAATTTTTCCTATATTTAGCATAAGGCACCTCCTTTTATTGAGCATTTGCGCCCGCAACAATTTCACTAATTTCATTAGTAATTGCTGTTTGTCTTGCTTGATTGTATTTCAATAATAAATCTTCAATTAATTCTTGAGCATTATCAGTTGCATTTTCCATTGAAGATCTTCTTGAAGCATTTTCACTTGTGACTGATTCAACAAGATATCCATAAATCACTGATTGTAAATACATTGGTATTAAATGATTTAATACTTCTGCAGGACTTGGCTCAAATATTGTAAACTTTGATGTGATTTCCACATCATCAAACTCTGCAGTATTCACTGGTAAAAGTGTAATAACTCTTGGTGTAAATGTGAGGTTATTGACAAATTCTGTATAGATAATCTTCATTTTATGAATTTCTTGATTTCTATACATCTGTGTTAATTCTCCAACTAATCTCACAATTTCTCTAAAATTCATTGTCGTATTTAAATCAATATAATCATGATTATATTTAATACCACGATGATTCAGATATCCTGCTCCTTTATTTCCAATCATATAAACAAGATCACCTTCATGGATTTCCTGCTCCATTGTCTTAAAAACATTCGCATTATATCCACCACAAAGACCTAAACTTGAAGTCATAACAATATAAACATTCTTACCTTGAGGATTATCCTTTAAATAAGGATTATCAATCATTCCCTGATTACTGACTAAAATTTCTGCAACTGTTTCTTGTACCTTACTATAATAAGGTTTTAACTGTTCTAATTGATTTCTTGTTTTTCTTAATTTAGATGTTGCTACAAGTTGCATCGCTTTTGTGATTTTTTTGGTTGATTCTACAGATTTAATACGTCTTTTAATAGACTGCATATTACTTGCCATAGTCTCTAACCTTCCTTATTCACAATTAAGAATTTATCAACAAATGCACTCATAACTTCTTTCATCTGATTTGCTAATTCGTCACTGATCACTTTTTTTGTTTCAATTTCCTCAATAATATCAGCATGATTTAATTTCATTTCTGCATAGAGTTCATTGACAAATTGTGATACTTTTTTGACTGGTATTGTTTTTGTAAAACCATATTTTAAAGCAAACAATGAAATCACTTGTTCTTCAACACTACGTGGTGAATATTGAGCTTGTTTTAAAACTTCACGTACTTTTTCACCATGATCTAAAGTTGCTTTTGTGGCAGCATCTAAATCACTACCAAATTGTGCAAATGCTTGCATTTCTGTAAATTGTGCCAATTCTAGTTTTAAAGAACTTGACACCTGTTTCATAGCCTTAATTTGTGCAGAAGACCCAACACGACTCACTGATAGTCCTGTATCTATTGCCGGTCTAAATCCGGAATTAAATAAATCCTGCTGCAAGAAAATTTGCCCATCTGTAATAGAAATAACATTTGTTGGAATATAAGCTGAAATATCTCCAGCTTGTGTTTCAATAATTGGTAAAGCAGTAATTGATCCACCACCATTTTCTTCATTCAAACGACATGCTCTCTCTAATAATCTCGAATGTAAATAAAAGACATCTCCAGGATAAGCTTCACGTCCTGGTGGTCTTTTTAACAATAATGATACTGTACGATAAGCAACGGCATGTTTAGATAAATCATCATAAACAATTAAAACATCCTTACCTTCTTCTAGCCATTCTTCAGCCATAGCACAACCTGCATATGGGGCAATATATTGAACTGGTGCCAATTCACTTGCTCCAGCAGCAACAATTGTTGTATATTCCATAGCTCCGCCTTTACGTAATTTTTCAACAATTTGAGCAACTGTTGAATTCTTTTGTCCAATCGCAACATAAATACAATATATATTTTGTCCTTTTTGATTAAGAATCGTATCAATCGCAATTGCTGTCTTTCCAGTTTGACGATCTCCAATGATTAACTCACGTTGTCCTCTTCCAATTGGAATAATTGCATCAATAGATGTAATTCCAGTCTGTAAAGGCTGATCAACTGACTTTCTTGTCATAACCCCACTCGCTACTTTTTCAATTGGTCTTGTATGTGTATAAGCAATACTTCCCTGACCATCAATAGGCTGTCCTAAAGGATTAACAACACGTCCTAATAATCCATCACCTACAGGTACTTCAATAATCTTACCTGTACGCTTAACCTCATCACCTTCCTTGATAGTTCCTTCACTACCAAGCAAAACGGCACCTACGCTATCCTCTTCAAGATTCATAACCATACCATATACATCATCAGGAAATAGTAAAAGTTCTCCTAACATGGCACTATCTAACCCATGAACAAGTGAAACACCATCACCAACCGTCATGACTGTTCCAACATCTTTCGATTCTAAAACATCATCATAATGTTTAATCTGTTCTTTAATTAATGCACTAATTTCATCTGGTCTTAGATCCACTACCTTCACCTACTTTCTTAATAACTCTTTTCTCAGTGATTCTAATTTATAAGAAAGTGAATCATCATAAATATGATTATCAATTTCAACTTTTATTCCACCAATCATATTCTCATCAACAATCATACGTAATTTAACTTTCTTTCCAACTTTCACACTTACCGATCTCTCAATATGTTCTATTTCTTTTTCAGTTAGTGTAAAAGCACTATAGACCTTCCCAACCTTTATACCAAAATAGTCATTACAAAGAGATTGAAATTCTTGGCAAATTCCAACAATATATCTCATTCTTCTTTTCTTTATTAACAACAATAGAAAATTATAAACATAGTGTGTAACCTGTTTATAAAAACTCTTCTTTAAAATATCAATCTTAATATCATCCGCTAAAGCAACATGACTAAAGAAACGTACAAAAGACTCATCTTGAAAAACATCAGCAATTTTCTGCATATCCTTTTGATAAACATCAATAGCATGTTCTTCTTTTGCTAATTCAAATAACGATTCAGCATAACGTCTTGATATAGCATCCATTATTTGATTACCTCTTCAACAAATTCATTGACTAATTTCTCATTTTCTTTTGTATTCATTTCTTTTTTCATAATTTTTGTTGCAACATCCATTGCAATATCAACAATTTCTTCTTTCATATCAGCTCTTGCCTGAACCTTTTCAGCAGCAATTTCTTTTTCTGCCTGTTCAATTTTACTCGCTGCTTCTTTTCTTGCTTCAACAATAATATCATCACGTACTTTCAAAGCGTCAGACTTTGCCCGTTCCACAATATCACGATATTCTCGTGCTGAATCACGTGCCTGTTTCTCACTTTCAACAACGAATGTTTTTGCTTTTTCATTCATCTCTTTGGCTTCATCAATTTGATTTTCAATAAAATCTGCTCTCTTTTCAAAATAAGCTTGTACTGGAGACCAAAGATATCTTTTAAAAACAAATAACATCACACCTGTCGATAATAACTGAACAATAAGTGTTGTTATATTGGGGAATAATTTACCAGCAATATCTATATCCACGTCTTATTCCTCCTTCATCATTTGTATTCTGCAATATTTATCCAATAAACATTGGGAAAACGAACATTAATAAGAAAGAAATTAATAACCCATAAATAGCAACTGTTTCTGATAAAGCGATACCTAAAATCATCATTGTACGAATTTTACCTTCTGCTTCAGGATTTCTCCCAACTGCTTCTACTGCCTTACTCGCTGCAATACCTTCACCAATACCTGTTCCTAACCCTGCACATACAGCAATACCAGCTGCAATTGCAATTAAACCATAATCTGTCATTTTCTATACCTCCAAATTTAATTTTTGTTTTTTAATTCTTTACATGTTATTCTGCTTCAATAGAAATCAGAATACTAGATAAAGTCACGAAGACTAATGTTTGAATACATCCAGCAAACACATCAAAATAGGCATGTAAAACTGGAGCTAAAATAGGTCCTAAAATGTTAAATGGCAGAATAAATCCAGATAACCAACCTGTAAATTGATAAACCAGTGACATTAATATTGTTCCACTCAATATATTACCAAATAAACGCATTGATAATGATATTAATGGTGATACTGCACTGAGAATATTTGTTGGCGGCCACACCAATTCTTTGATATATGTTAGTCCACCTTTTTTCTTTAATGCATTATATTGTATTAATATAAATGTAACTAAAGTCATAGCTAATGTTATTGAATAATTAGATGTTGGGGCATTAAAACCAATCAACCCACTTAAATTAGCAACAATTAAATAAACAAATAACATCGCAAAATAAGGATAATAATTTTTTTCAAACTGCGATGGCATAATTGATTTTAAATAATCATAAACCACCTGAATTCCTGTTTCGCATACTAACACAATACCCTTAGGTTTTTGTAGAGGATCTGCTGCCATCACTTTTTTTCCTGCATAAATAAAGAATAAACACAGGGCGGCAATAATAATCAAAGAGAATACCAGTTCCACTTGTAACTCTATGTGTATTGTCGATAGTATTGCTGTATTAACCATCCACTTCACCTCCTTTATGAATATATCCTTCTAAATATATTGATATTTTTGTACACATGTAGCCTAAGAAAACACCTAACAAATGGAACCATGGTGTTTTCACTGCCACATAAAAACCAAAAGCATATAATGCTAATTTGACAATAAACATGAATGCTATAATTGCAGTACTCATTGAAAATTTCAGAATACCTTCACTCATCTTAATAATCAATAAAAAGACAATGACATTAATAATATACCCTAAAACAAACCCAAATATATAAGATATGTCATGAAATATAACACCAACTATTGCCAAAATAAGACATCCGATTAAAAACACATAAATCGATTTCTTTAAAACTGTTATTTCATTCATGACGTCCCACTCCTAACAGCAATTTGATAACATAAATAAATGCCAACAATAAGCAAATTAATAAAATAATAGGTTGGCATCCAAAATATGCATCTAATTTAACACCCAAAAATGTACATAAAATGAACGTCCCTATAACTTTTATTCCTAATTCTAAAGCAAATAAAAGATCTTTTAACATTGATTAATTATCTGTTCCAAACAGACGATCACCAGCATCACCTAAACCTGGAACAATATAACCTTTATCATTTAATTTCTCATCTAAAGCAGCAACAATTAAATCAACATCAGGATGAGCTTGTTCAATCATTGCAATACCTTCAGGAGCTGCCACAAGACAAGCTAACTTAATATATTGGGCACCTCGTTTTTTAATATTTGTAATC
Coding sequences within:
- the atpC gene encoding ATP synthase F1 subunit epsilon, which encodes MKTFKLKIVTPRGIYKETEVELLNLRTTSGQIGILANHLPLASAIDISEMNYISQGERFKFALAGGFVYVNEDETTIIANAIESPEEIDLRRAEEAKRRAESRLQDKDGDVLRAEIALRKAIMRIRVKNEQN
- the atpD gene encoding F0F1 ATP synthase subunit beta, coding for MLNIGKIVRAVGPVVDIVFDADHLPALNTAIQIDNQGVSLTVEVAQHIGDDIVRCIAMGPTDGLTRGLDAIDTGNPIRVPVGNETLGRMFNVLGQPIDGKEALADYVSTMPIHRSAPTYAQQRTETEILETGIKVIDLICPYIKGGKIGLFGGAGVGKTVLIQELINNIATQHGGLSVFAGVGERSREGNDLYYEMKESGVLDKTTLVFGQMNEPPGSRLRVALTGLTMAEYFRDEQNQDVLLFIDNIFRFTQAGSEVSALLGRVPSQAGYQPTLATEMGQLQERITSTKKGSITSVQAVYVPADDLTDPAPATTFAHLDAKVVLDRSIAALGIYPAVDPLNSSSRALDPLVVGQEHYEVAHGVQQILQRFQELQDIIAILGMDELSEDDKVTVARARRVRNYLSQPFTVASQFTGMEGKYVRVEDTIRGFKEILDGKWDYLPEQAFHNVGSIEEAIEKAKSLENENI
- the atpG gene encoding ATP synthase F1 subunit gamma is translated as MASNMQSIKRRIKSVESTKKITKAMQLVATSKLRKTRNQLEQLKPYYSKVQETVAEILVSNQGMIDNPYLKDNPQGKNVYIVMTSSLGLCGGYNANVFKTMEQEIHEGDLVYMIGNKGAGYLNHRGIKYNHDYIDLNTTMNFREIVRLVGELTQMYRNQEIHKMKIIYTEFVNNLTFTPRVITLLPVNTAEFDDVEITSKFTIFEPSPAEVLNHLIPMYLQSVIYGYLVESVTSENASRRSSMENATDNAQELIEDLLLKYNQARQTAITNEISEIVAGANAQ
- the atpA gene encoding F0F1 ATP synthase subunit alpha, whose protein sequence is MDLRPDEISALIKEQIKHYDDVLESKDVGTVMTVGDGVSLVHGLDSAMLGELLLFPDDVYGMVMNLEEDSVGAVLLGSEGTIKEGDEVKRTGKIIEVPVGDGLLGRVVNPLGQPIDGQGSIAYTHTRPIEKVASGVMTRKSVDQPLQTGITSIDAIIPIGRGQRELIIGDRQTGKTAIAIDTILNQKGQNIYCIYVAIGQKNSTVAQIVEKLRKGGAMEYTTIVAAGASELAPVQYIAPYAGCAMAEEWLEEGKDVLIVYDDLSKHAVAYRTVSLLLKRPPGREAYPGDVFYLHSRLLERACRLNEENGGGSITALPIIETQAGDISAYIPTNVISITDGQIFLQQDLFNSGFRPAIDTGLSVSRVGSSAQIKAMKQVSSSLKLELAQFTEMQAFAQFGSDLDAATKATLDHGEKVREVLKQAQYSPRSVEEQVISLFALKYGFTKTIPVKKVSQFVNELYAEMKLNHADIIEEIETKKVISDELANQMKEVMSAFVDKFLIVNKEG
- a CDS encoding F0F1 ATP synthase subunit delta codes for the protein MDAISRRYAESLFELAKEEHAIDVYQKDMQKIADVFQDESFVRFFSHVALADDIKIDILKKSFYKQVTHYVYNFLLLLIKKRRMRYIVGICQEFQSLCNDYFGIKVGKVYSAFTLTEKEIEHIERSVSVKVGKKVKLRMIVDENMIGGIKVEIDNHIYDDSLSYKLESLRKELLRK
- the atpF gene encoding F0F1 ATP synthase subunit B; the protein is MDIDIAGKLFPNITTLIVQLLSTGVMLFVFKRYLWSPVQAYFEKRADFIENQIDEAKEMNEKAKTFVVESEKQARDSAREYRDIVERAKSDALKVRDDIIVEARKEAASKIEQAEKEIAAEKVQARADMKEEIVDIAMDVATKIMKKEMNTKENEKLVNEFVEEVIK
- the atpE gene encoding ATP synthase F0 subunit C, whose amino-acid sequence is MTDYGLIAIAAGIAVCAGLGTGIGEGIAASKAVEAVGRNPEAEGKIRTMMILGIALSETVAIYGLLISFLLMFVFPMFIG
- a CDS encoding F0F1 ATP synthase subunit A, with protein sequence MVNTAILSTIHIELQVELVFSLIIIAALCLFFIYAGKKVMAADPLQKPKGIVLVCETGIQVVYDYLKSIMPSQFEKNYYPYFAMLFVYLIVANLSGLIGFNAPTSNYSITLAMTLVTFILIQYNALKKKGGLTYIKELVWPPTNILSAVSPLISLSMRLFGNILSGTILMSLVYQFTGWLSGFILPFNILGPILAPVLHAYFDVFAGCIQTLVFVTLSSILISIEAE
- a CDS encoding ATP synthase subunit I → MNEITVLKKSIYVFLIGCLILAIVGVIFHDISYIFGFVLGYIINVIVFLLIIKMSEGILKFSMSTAIIAFMFIVKLALYAFGFYVAVKTPWFHLLGVFLGYMCTKISIYLEGYIHKGGEVDG
- a CDS encoding AtpZ/AtpI family protein; the protein is MLKDLLFALELGIKVIGTFILCTFLGVKLDAYFGCQPIILLICLLLAFIYVIKLLLGVGRHE